The following DNA comes from Macrobrachium rosenbergii isolate ZJJX-2024 chromosome 5, ASM4041242v1, whole genome shotgun sequence.
tctcttactggtacttctccctaatgagcaccatattctttggaagcttgaattttaagtcaatggtcactgtggccttgttccatatgaacagtgtttatcttctgaataataataataatataataataataataataataataataataataataataatagacaaccGAGTCTCAATTCTAGATTCTCATGGATCTGGTGTAATCTTgctcccccacccacccaaccTCCTTCAGAGTGAGAATAGGACATTCTGGTGCTCAAGGCTAAACTGTCGGATATCGGAGTCCATAATGTCAGGGAATAAGATCCTTTATGCTATCTTCTCAGTAATGTTTCATTATCAAACCAAGTATACATGATCTCAGTGCACTGAAAATGACGATTATTTCCGAAGATCATCTCTGCTCGTCGGAATGGAGCAGCGGCGAATGGAGGGTTAAACTGAAAGTGAGATACGAGGCAGTGTGTCTCTGTGTCGAGGGAAAGGGGCCGACGCTTAAATTCAAACCTCTGGAGCAGCCAAAAGTGGTAAGTAGGCATTCTTACACGGcactatattttcaaaaataaagaacattACAGGTGTTTGAAGTCATCATTGCGTATTGTCTGTATTAAAATCTTTCTGGTGTCTACTCATTATCCGTGATTATCTTTACAATAAATGCTACTTCAAAATGACATTGGGTAATTTCTTAATACTATATTTAGTTAatgcaaattatttatatttcttcgaAAATGTGGTTCCTTCATATAATATTTGAAGATACAATCTTTTTAACATGGATGCCTAATATACCGACTCACATTCAGAATTGGGCAGATACACATATGCTGTAGGCTGACAGACTGTAGTCCATTATTGAATGTTTCGAGCAAACTTTCCCGTCTCGGGTTCTTTTGTAAAAAGCCAAACATattcaaacatacaaacagatTAGTTCATTGTTAGTGGAAATCCGCTGAAACATTTTCCTCCAGTTCCCACGTcgaaagttatcattattattaaccaatGTGCAACCCCAGTTGAAAAAGCCAAACGCTATGAGCCTAAAAAGGCTCTCCAATACGGGGAGGGAAGAAGGCCACTgcgaaaaataaactaaaagttgAACAACGTTTTATAATTTTccgtttattttccatttcagtgcgAAGACAAGCCTCCACATAAAGAATACCCATCACGTGAAATCGAGCCATGAAAACGGAATAAAATAATACATCACACAATTCTCGGTCTTAGGTAATATTTACGGTTTTAACGACAGGGAGCTTAGTATTTCAGacgttttcctgttgttttacaAGTTTCAGATGGATGTATTAAGGAGCTATAAtactaaaaaatttcaataaaacttttctGGATGACTCTGCATTTTATTCTTGCTACTGTCTGATTTGTTTTGCCTTTCACTTCACTTGGACTGTGCTGTTCCGTCGAAGTGGCTTAACAATAAGTGTTTCGAGCCCCACTTAAAGTGTGTTTGTGCAAATACATTACAAGCTCTTATCTTAGTCATTAGATTTGCATTGGTTTTCCAAGCTTTTTAGTCTAAGTAGTGTGGTCAGTTTTCTTTATCTACGGAATTTATATTAAGATACCTCTAGGTATCTTAATATTTTGATAGAGATCATCTACATGgcatgaagattatatatatatatagttatatagaagcaatcaacacaatatatatatatatgttatagaaatttatatatacacacacatatatatatatatatatatatatatatatatatatatatactgtatatatacacgcatatatacatatgtgtgtgtgtgcacacgttcacgtaatattatatataaactttccagggattttatatttcatgttactGGAAATGTTTCTCAAGAAAAATCCTACATAATAAGGATTAAAAATCCTACATAATAAGGATTAATAAAACAGCGAAGATTTCAAGACCTCATTTGCATTCGTTCATCTCTTCCATAATTCTATCGCTTAACAGGGTCCTCACATCAAATTCTACAACGGAATACTGGAATTAATCTATTTAATAAAGTGAATTAACTTATCAATAGACAGTTGTAAATTAATAACGTATTTGAGGATAACATCAATTTGGTGACCAGTTTGATAGGTAACCAGTGCTGAATATTAAATACCAGTAGCACACAGTGCCCGCAAGCATTACCGAACCCTAGGCCGATACAGAACAGTAGCCTACGATTGACCGCACGAATCCGTTAGTAGCAATAACGGATCACAGTGAGGCCCAAACCTTGGCTCAAGCAGCCTTTGGCATGCAAGTTCCCGTGACTACTAAAGAAACTTGCCAAAGACATTAGGAGCCTGATGGAAATGGCATTGCTTCACAATAAGGCACGACAAACAACTAtagtgtgtacgtatgtgtattgCAGCTATTCCTCCCTTATGGCCAGTTCCAGGTACAGGTCGGGAGAGTAGTCGAAGAGGGTGAAATCAAGTTGGTAGAGTTCGACGACATCCCTGAGCAGACGTCGGGGCACCTGCCTGAAGTATTCCTTCACAGCCTCGCTGGTCGTGTTGTACGAGTCGAAGCTGGATAGAgtagaaatttttgtttgtaaaaaagtgTTTTTCGCCTGAATACGACGTAAACGAAGAGATAGTATGGAAACTGATCTGCAATGTTGGTGATAGCATCGCTGTTGCATTAAACGTAACAGAGGAGGGGACAGAGTATCCGTTAAAAGTCTTTTAAATGAGTattgcctcgtcgaggcccttgaggaagttaaagagagagagagggtgttcaCGTAGATACTAAACTCTGAACCACTAATGACAATGAATCTAGTCTGTACTGTAGAGCTTACAATATTAATAACGAAATAATTCGTCGAATACTCACTTGGACGAGTGTGTGTGGGCGTTGTATAGTAGGTCTTGAAGTCCCATTTGCCTGATGATGTATTCTTGCTCCAAGTCCAGCGATTCCATTTTGGCAATGTAGTCATAAGGTACTTGGCAGGGGGCGCACGTCAGCCACACTGGACGCCAGTGCATGTTTACCAAGAATTTTCCATCACTACTCCTGAGGAAATTGAAGGAAAAAgatgttaagtctctctctcgctctctcaacaTTACtgtaaagaacattttttttttttactttcctgtaAGCTCTTTAGCGGTAAAGAGCAAAAtgcataaatgaacaaaaaactacGTACCTAACCACGTTCACGCTTACAGGTGCTAATTACGACTTCGATTAATTACAAAAGCTTTACTGGATGAGTCAGTTTTAGTTATTGGTGAAGAAGAGACCTTATTCACTCATCACCAGATGGTTACAACTGAggataaaatcatttatttttgcaacATTACTTAGTATTAAACTTTGATATTCTGCCAAAGCTTACCTACGTAAATCCACCGATTTATTGGCTAATGACTCATAAAGAAAAACTGTTCGCCATTCCCTAAATAAGTGAATATCGCTCTTGCTATAGATGAGTCACTTGAACAAATATCATCGTCAATATCACCTGGCTATTGGAACTCTGCCATTAAGGTTAACATAGTAAGCACGCAAGTATGCAAGTAAGACCACTTAAACTGACACATTCCTAACTCAAGAAACCAACCGCTCGATCGCCATACTGACCAAGCCTTCAGGAGGTCGTCCCGAACCTTCATGAGAAACTGGGTGAAGGTCGGATGTCCGAGAACCTTGTTTCTGGGACCTTTTGTGGGTTTGGGCGTCGGAGATTTTGGATCGGGGTAAAGGCGCAGGATTTCCTGCTGGATCTTCACGTGGGGGTCGTGTTCGTTTCGGACGCGCAGCATCTTATccctggaaagaagaagaaggaaaaaatatggagGATACTGTTTACTTATGACTTATATTTTTGGAAGTCCTCCTATCGGCAATCAATTTGGCCCATCCGGTggactctttttttatatataattgtttattgttttattctagGTCATATCGAGTCTTGAATCGTGTCAGTTATGGGCCATGAAACAATGGATGGTTATGATGGTtagatgtaattttttatttactttctaaaCACATCATTGTTCTTGGAATATTAATCTATAGTTTaggtaaaggaaatacaaaatgattctcatatacacatatatatgtatatttctatacatatgtatatgtatatatatatatgtatatatactgtatataaatgtatatattaatatatatatatatatatatatatatatatatatatatatatatatatatatatatatatatatatactgtatatatctatatatacacatgtatacttatTTGTCACGAAATGTTCcgagtacctggttattacactactaatcatagaattcaaatctTACTTCACTtacaaccagatacctgaactctcataacaaaaaacactaaattcaacaagaattaaagaagtaattcaaatgacactaagaaaacgtaaacatacaaaacatgaaaatgaaatgcaatgtAAATTCACCAGAtcataaattctttattataCTGACTGGTCTACTAACCACTTATCTAAACACTTCACAGAttatattataccatggtatagaTTTGTAAAATTCGCTTTATCTTACACAAGCTTTCACAATCTACATATGTTCACAATAGGCGCTGTTACAGGGAAAACACTAATTACTACGGTTATCAGATCCCaaaaaagctaagattaatatcgaTGACCACAATAAATTTGCTCTACGTTACAAACTTCTctttcttgaaagagagagagagaactagcacGAAAGGTCTCTAGAAACAGAATGAATATGATTTCTGTATCAAAACCCCAAGATCCAGAGACTCTGCATGATGTCatgtaaaacattttgggaacATTCTGGACTTCCGGTCACATGAGATgcgatcagaacaatacgtgatcaaaGTTTAAATGACGTAATAGTCATGCGCTATAATTCTTCCCAAAGCAGGACTATTTCAAACAAAGGGTATGGTTATTCAACACGTGCTTTGATGCAATCATTTCTCCCTTCGCGTGTGAGACAAAACCTTACGTGACAACGTCCAACTTATCTCACCGCACCTGTCAACGTGACTTAATTGATTGGATCAAAACAAAAGCGAACGATGACATCCTCGATGACAACCCCAGAAACATGTTCTGGTCGGACtaaatctcctctctctattacgttatttttaagaaacatattattgattttaaattaGGCTGTTAAGTCATCtgaatcattaatatttgtgagatttgacattacaaagacatttttacatAACTATTATTAATGTAcggaacacacatacacaatgtcTCTTGGATATAAAAATCATACGACAATTACAAAGCATATAACATTCTGGAAAAGTCGTACGTTATGCGTTTTACAAGAGAATATCgtgagaatatacatatatatatatacagtatgtatatatatgtatatatatatatatatatatatatatatatatatatatatatatatatatatatgtatatatatatatatatatatatatatatatatatatatatatgtatgtatgtatgtatgtatgtgtctatttGTGGTTGTGTGTCTGTcgcaaaaatatgtatattctgACCTTCAAAACGGTTCTGCCACTCCCATCTCACCTGTATGCTGATAGGAGCCGTTCCAGTGGATGTCGAACAATCAGCATCTTTTGGAACTCCTGAACGACCTTGTCCCTGACGGTGGGATCCTCGGGCTGGCCGAAGAGCTGCCTGACGCGGGCGTGAAGGCTCTTCTGCGCAATCTTAGTTTCGCCAGCAATCAGGAGCAGATTTTTGACCCAGGTCGTCGATGCAGCCTGAAATCAATCAGGATTTATGAAGATGGATGTATGTGATGGAATCTTGGTTGCTCTACTTCAGTTTTAAAAGCATCCCTAATTTAGTATATCACTTATTCTAAATTAGCACGGTTAGGTTATCatactttattaaatttttttatgacagtgcctggtttctctctctatatatatatacacacacacacacacatatatatatatatatatatatatatatatatatatatatatatatatatgtgtgtgtgtgtgtgtgtgtgtgtgtgtgtgcgataactgaatcacgaaaatatggaacgtgatgaatatataaatacagacaaaatccacgaaggaaagagaaacactgactTGCTGCAGAGCCTTTCGACTgtcgccctttacttagcagactgctaagtaaaggacgacagtcgaaaggcctcgcagcacgccagtgtttttcctttccttcatggattttgttttatttatatatatatatatatatatatatatatatatatatatatatatatatatatatatatatatatatatgtgtgtgtgtgtgtgtgtgtgtgtgtgtgtgtgtgcgcgttgtATGGCTCATTTTAATCATTATACCAGCACCaataacatttacatttaatCGGTCATTTAGGCTAATACTTCCTTGTTCCAGTCATCCACACTAACTTTCATAACACCACATTTCTTGCCGCTATATTGTGCTAATAATTTTATCAAGCTAACATTCACTGCGTTCTTCCTCTTTTTTGCAAactttttcagtttcattcaccTTGTCTGAAACATAACCTCACTACCAACTGGCAGCTATGATCACTCCATATTTCACCACAAAGCTTTCAACTATATCTTCAACCCTTGACAGGATAAGATCCGTGTTTATCATGCATAATTTGTAATGAATTCTGCAAACACGCATCCTCACTACTTATATTCAGTCTCTATTACGTTTATCTCTCCAAAGAGAGACAATTATGCCTACAACAAACTCTAGAGACGTCTAGTTAGTTTACTGTGGCTTTCAGACCTAAGTCAACCACTTAGTACTATCATATTATTAAAGCATTAAAAAAGGTTTTCTTATTGCTCACTATTTTTAGTGAACTTTGCACACACCTCAAAGTCCCCTTCACAACCATCTTGCAATAGATATTCAATTCATTAACTCTTGCATCGGGCATCTCTGCTTCTCCCCCATCATCAATATTCAACAGAACctcaaaatttttaaacaaaacgaGGACTCACATGCGCATGCACAATGGTAAAGTttcttttatgtgtgtattattcatattataaGAAATTCAAACGCTATTTTTGCTTcagaattacagtatatatttacatcgaGAAAGAGCACAACATGAGAGGTTAAGGACTGATGAAATTGCACTGAAGGGGAAAAGCTTTTACTTCCAAAAATGTTTACAGAAGGGACTCCAGAACTGAACTACAATCCTGATGCACCAACCTTGAACACGGGACACCAGATCATGTTATGTTTCATGATGTACCTCATGTTTTCGAAAACCTGATTCATTTTGGGAGAGAGAGCCCCAGTTATCTTCATGGAGCTGCAGACGTCTTTGACGTAAGCCGCCCTTTTGTTGAACACTTCCTTCAGGCTGGCCGCTGTCTCCTCCGTctgtggaaaggaaaagaagattaAAATGTGCTAGGTTATGGAAAATACGTCATTCTGACTATGTGGTATTTATGAAGCATAAGCAAATGTTATTTTCTCTACAGACCGCCTCTCGAGATGATACCACCTCCTTTGGCTTCgcaaaatacagaaatgtaacgACAAAACATCTATGGAACTTCAGGAAACATTAAGATAGTGTTTTAAATTTCGATTTCTTATGTTAGTGCAGATATAAATCAGAGATTCTGAAAACAGGAGTTTTTCATAACAGTCGAAGATAGTAATTAAATGAACACTCAAGTTTATGAAGAGCTGTTTATGAAAGATATACTCCTGTTGTTCAGTTTGTGTGACCCTGAattatgtatgcttgtatgtggGTGTGCATGTGGAGATCAGGTTTAtcaaataccacacacacacacacacacacacacacacacacacacatatatatatatatatataattatatatatgtatatatatgtatgtatgtatatatatatatatatatatatatatatatatatatatatatatatatatatatatgtgtgtgtgtgtgtgtgtgtgtgtatttaatttaCTATTCCCTACCATTGAGATGTGTAATAATTCAGCCCCTGTTCTCTATAGAATTTTGTTCCCACCGTAATTTTTCAAACCGTTACACTTAACGGTTACAATTCTTCTTTTACTATGATCCCAAACTATGCTTGGAAATGATAGTCATCATAGCGCCCGCTGTAAAGAAGCTAGTTTTTATATCGTGTCTGTTACAACAATTCTTCGTTTTTGTACTTCCCGAGGCATCCGGTTTGTGGTTACGTATTTATGTTCTACGATGAGCCCTTAAGACGGTGACCGCAACAGTACACCGTTACGTACCCAGTTACCGTTCAATGTTTTGGTTATTTGCCGCTACTTCTGCTAGCCTGCTGTGACTGCTTCTACTGCTGCACCGTTACATGCCCAGTGACCGTTTAATTAATGTATTGGTTATTTGCCACCGCTTCTGTTGGCCTGCTGTATCTACTtctactggaattggaatatagagtttaggccaaaggccaagcgctgggacctat
Coding sequences within:
- the LOC136838511 gene encoding carbohydrate sulfotransferase 11-like — protein: MLTLLKNSYSAANRILNRRLAPGIWVICLLALFTISHLALLNVERTRDLRAIGRENSTLQRLFQKLMISDRSLCGGACASTDTSSPKSPPDVNSITGDNGEGDKSRRESGEGDKNKGEHDEEIILPEREQVMHPEQYQKDVARKLSSAWTEETAASLKEVFNKRAAYVKDVCSSMKITGALSPKMNQVFENMRYIMKHNMIWCPVFKAASTTWVKNLLLIAGETKIAQKSLHARVRQLFGQPEDPTVRDKVVQEFQKMLIVRHPLERLLSAYRDKMLRVRNEHDPHVKIQQEILRLYPDPKSPTPKPTKGPRNKVLGHPTFTQFLMKVRDDLLKAWSSDGKFLVNMHWRPVWLTCAPCQVPYDYIAKMESLDLEQEYIIRQMGLQDLLYNAHTHSSNFDSYNTTSEAVKEYFRQVPRRLLRDVVELYQLDFTLFDYSPDLYLELAIREE